One Longimicrobium sp. genomic window, ATCTTCACCGCGCGCTGACCGAGTTGGTGCGCGTCTACCAGTTCCGGGACCGCGACCGCATCTGCTGCTACGACATCTCGGTGACGCAGTGCTACGCCCTGGAGGCGGTGGTGCTCGACGGGCCGCTGACGCTGAACGAGCTCGCGTCGCGCCTGTACCTGGACAAGAGCACCGCCAGCCGCGTGGTGGATGCCCTGGAAAAGAAGGGCTACGTGCAGCGGCAGGCGAGCCCGGAAGACCGGCGCGCGCTGCACCTGGTGGCCACGGAGGAAGGCCGCGAGCTGCACGGCCGCATCGAGTCCGACATCCTGGCCCAGGAGCGCTCGCTGCTTTCCGAGTTCGCGCCGGAGGTGCGGCAGTCGATGTCGCGCCTGATCCTGCAGCTGGCGCGGGCCGCCGGCACCCGCATCGACAACTCCGGCGGCAGCTGCTGCACCATCGGCTGATTTCGTGGGACCGGTCCTCGCTGGAGGGCCGTCGTTGCGCCCTGATAGTTGCAAGTAACAACCACATGTCACGCGAGGAGATTACGGCGATGAGCACGAACGAGAGCGGGACCCGGGCGGGGCTGCCGGTGGTGGTGATCGGCGCGGGACCGGTGGGGCTGGTGGCGGCGGCGCACCTCGTCGCGCGCGGCGAGAGGCCGCTGGTGCTGGAAGCGGGCGAGGCGGTGGGCGCCAGTATCCGCCAGTGGTCGCACGTGCGCCTGTTCTCCCCGTGGAAGTACCTGACGGAGCCCGTGTCGCGCGGCATGCTGGAAGCCGCGGGATGGCGGATGCCGGACCCCGAGGCGG contains:
- a CDS encoding MarR family transcriptional regulator, yielding LHRALTELVRVYQFRDRDRICCYDISVTQCYALEAVVLDGPLTLNELASRLYLDKSTASRVVDALEKKGYVQRQASPEDRRALHLVATEEGRELHGRIESDILAQERSLLSEFAPEVRQSMSRLILQLARAAGTRIDNSGGSCCTIG